A DNA window from Anastrepha obliqua isolate idAnaObli1 chromosome 5, idAnaObli1_1.0, whole genome shotgun sequence contains the following coding sequences:
- the LOC129248042 gene encoding A-kinase anchor protein 10, mitochondrial, whose protein sequence is MLKYFKKHKGSRSRGIWNDIPFRKSEGETNEVRSKGNESLPSEVETNRSSLQSSSSFCDEILSQVDIDDDAIEGGDSCGESLGGYSLASDDDIFRYKSRLAMSLLSIVSDPICLSYFVQYLDTRHALPPLKFYLDTETFKTVAQAHLEREQHNDGQAPLESVKAKHRSSEVKIHAQINGNRMNATNLEEDKDKVPELKSYYDLSMRQPLTDDEKSQIYAETNKQIHQCNENTRNNNLNKSSNSYSGRKSGIESNKPSRAEKCMSPASVQDAIAIYQKYLIADANQFVSLPVEILSQISLHLCTRTETQACSQNSKGTEVAPTLPSTCFDEAQRYVLDRIERDYLNDFLQSPFYSKYCVELIENGQPDLSIYDILYSEATLFFFMEFLEQHGGRECLDFWTSAINFRKSFEASVEDTEIENDKLELRKSLESEAQTDAMIIYEKFFSLQSEDRFWLSDRLRCRVEERICAKGRIAYCFDLPLQLIAKYLERKYFQGFLKSQLFQNYLNELKLKLRDANDLATSADFTTDASSSGVFRKSLHRKTLSDCSEGSRREVLKQNTLLAMDGNKMPQPRTRNIAQSSGSDLHIDSRQLINPNLMWHRSYSSDGGALKFGHINELGRYERDFDAVDSVGSEIASGGKHNWSLNLSGNKIKNAMRKLVNLPEDKVQEEIAWQVAEMIVRDVTNVTLRSDQLHSNPQLKTQTKTTAPDFKSEVIRPS, encoded by the exons ATGCTGAAGTACTTTAAGAAACACAAAG GATCCCGTAGCCGGGGAATATGGAATGATATCCCATTTCGAAAATCTGAGGGTGAAACCAATGAAGTCAGATCAAAAGGAAACGAATCACTACCAAGTGAAGTTGAAACCAATCGCAGTTCCTTGCAGTCGTCTTCAAGTTTTTGTGACGAAATTCTCTCCCAGGTAGACATCGATGATGATGCAATTGAAGGTGGTGATAGTTGCGGGGAAAGCTTGGGCGGCTATAGTTTGGCATCCGATGATG ATATTTTTCGATATAAATCTCGTCTGGCGATGTCACTTTTGTCAATAGTAAGTGATCCAATTTGTCTAAGTTACTTTGTGCAATACTTAGATACAAGGCATGCACTTCCTCCACTCAAGTTTTATCTTGACACGGAGACTTTTAAAACTGTTGCACAAGCACACTTAGAGAGGGAACAACACAATGATGGGCAAGCACCATTAGAAAGTGTAAAAGCAAAGCATCGTTCTTCCGAGGTTAAAATACATGCCCAGATAAACGGAAATAGAATGAATGCCACAAATTTGGAAGAGGACAAGGATAAAGTACCtgaattaaaaagttattatgATTTATCTATGCGTCAGCCTCTTACAGATGATGAAAAGAGTCAAATATACGCCGAAACTAATAAGCAAATTCATCAATGTAATGAGAATACACGgaataataatttaaacaaaagtagCAATAGTTACTCGGGTAGAAAAAGTGGCATTGAAAGTAATAAGCCCAGCAGGGCTGAAAAATGTATGAGTCCAGCTAGCGTTCAAGATGCAATAGCAATATACCAAAAATACCTAATTGCAGATGCAAATCAGTTTGTCTCTCTACCGGTCGAAATTTTGTCGCAAATATCGTTGCACTTATGTACACGAACTGAAACACAAGCATGTTCACAAAATTCAAAAGGAACAGAAGTTGCACCCACGCTCCCGTCAACATGCTTTGATGAAGCGCAACGTTATGTTTTAGACCGGATAGAACGAGATTATTTAAATGACTTTTTACAGAGCCCTTTTTACAGCAAATACTGTGTAGAATTGATAGAGAATGGCCAACCAGACCTATCAATTTATGATATTCTCTACAGTGAGGCCACACTCTTTTTCTTCATGGAGTTTCTTGAGCAGCACGGCGGACGAGAATGTCTCGACTTTTGGACATCAGCCATAAACTTTCGCAAAAGCTTCGAAGCTTCGGTAGAAGATACAGAAATTGAAAACGATAAGTTGGAGTTGCGAAAATCACTCGAATCAGAAGCTCAAACTGATGCAATGatcatttatgaaaaattcttCTCGCTCCAGTCTGAGGATCGTTTTTGGTTATCTGACCGACTTCGGTGCCGAGTTGAAGAACGTATTTGTGCTAAAGGCCGTATTGCATACTGTTTTGATTTGCCTTTGCAgttaattgcaaaatatttagagCGCAAATATTTCCAAGGTTTTCTGAAATCACAGCTTTTTCAGAACTACTTAAATGAGTTAAAGTTGAAATTACGCGATGCCAATGACTTAGCAACGAGTGCGGATTTTACAACAGATGCATCGTCTAGCGGTGTTTTTCGTAAATCACTCCACCGCAAAACACTCTCTGATTGCAGTGAAGGAAGTCGGCGCGAAGTTTTGAAACAAAACACCCTACTAGCGATGGACGGTAACAAAATGCCACAACCACGTACAAGAAATATCGCACAATCGTCTGGGTCGGATCTTCACATTGACTCACGTCAACTAATAAATCCAAACTTAATGTGGCATCGGTCATACTCATCAGATGGTGGAGCTCTTAAATTTGGTCATATCAACGAATTGGGTCGCTATGAACGTGACTTCGATGCAGTAGATTCTGTGGGGAGTGAAATAGCAAGCGGGGGCAAACACAATTGGTCTTTAAATCTTAGTggcaacaaaatcaaaaatgcaATGCGAAAACTTGTTAATTTGCCTGAAGATAAGGTTCAAGAAGAAATTGCTTGGCAAGTAGCTGAAATGATCGTTAGAGATGTGACAAATGTAACGCTTAGAAGTGATCAACTCCACTCTAACCCACaactaaaaacacaaacaaaaacaaccgcCCCCGACTTTAAGAGTGAAGTTATAAGGCCATCTTAA